tttaaggatgtgataacatttaaaaaaaatataaaaaatatattgttgttattataaaattataaaaaaaataactatcaaatttagtaaaattattattattattattatttttagaaattttctaaaaaacaAAGGTATctattaaagttttatattgcactaaaataatagactttatttttgtcattattaaaaaaaaagtttgtatataaataatgcaTTGTAAACTTCTCATCgtattatttctaaaaacttttttttaaatttaataaatattcaaataatgtaatatgataatttttaaaaagacaatatttatcatttaaaatatatatctttttaacaaagtattatttttcaaaaaaatatatatttgtaattttttaaaacatttttttctatattattaaaaagtttatatataagtttattaaataaaaattaattttttttaaattataaatttaaataaataaaaagaaacatgtgattatttgttaaacaaaattttaagtaattacaatcttaataataatacattttttatatcaatatttattattcttaatttttcagtttttttttcacataaaaaaaaattatttaaatttataaaaagaataattttctataataatatcttttataaataaaatagtttcAAAATAATGTCTACAAatgtaaatgttttttattatccaTCAATTATTCCTTCTATCATAAATATTGTATCAATTGTTCCACTAGTAGTTCTTATTCCTTTTGTTTTTGCTTtgattattcaaaaaaaaggaTGGCATTTATATTACAGAACAATATTactatcattattattttcaattttaattacttCTACTGCAACATTggtttattatattttatatctgtcaacaaattcaaaaaataattttgacagtaatgaattaatatatatattatatactatattttattttcttttcttaaaTGGATTCTCTGTTACTAGAATTAGTTTTCAGTTATTTGTTATTGAAAGAATTTGTGCCACacttttaagaaaaaaatatgaaaaaatgaataatatttttgttgcttttattttatttattttaccttTTATATATGGTTTGAATATGAAAAACATTAGTAATataagttattattttaaaaaatattactttcaattttgtatattattagatgtttttacaattataatatCAATACTTTTATGGTATCTAAACATCaaaatgagaaaaaaaaaatttgaaaaaaatattggatTGTCTGAAAAATTTCaggtaaaatttaaaatttaaaaaatttaattttgttacaTTTTTAGCTTAATGAGAATGTTCGTTTGATAAAATTGCTATTACCAGTAATGATATCATATATTAGTATAAATctgatttttaatttaattctGAATATCataattcaaaataatatagataGTAGTGACGTTATTGCTTATAATAGTTcactattatttataatatacacACTTTgttttattcaaattattataaagtacAGGTCGTCtttactttattatattattaaaaaattaaaagttaaaaaaaatgataataaagtATGTGACAATAATGCTATTTCAagtgtatatttaaatagaaaaatagatgataataaaattgaactCAAAGGAACAGatggaaaaattttaaatatgaattaTGATCAAAAGTCATACTTTGaccttttaaaaaattcattgtcatgaaatattttatcttcaaCGTGTGATGAAgaaaactaaaataaatataaatcatatgaaaatattaaaattaatattgaagtttttttattaaaaatataatatatttaaagaaaataattgttttttttactttttttttaaataatataataaattactaatcataaagtattaaattaaaatatgttaaaaattacaacaacaataaaatattaatttttttctatgtaACACAAACAGATTGTCTTAACTTTTTAACTCATAAATCACTTTTGATTATTaacttttacttttaatcgtaatatttttttttattattttagcttttttttctatttgtaataatttttttttattaaatttaaattacctTAAAAACGACGACATTTTTATCTGAGATTTCTAAGCGTTTTTATATTGTAGTAACAATAAATCTTTATAAGtattaattataactttatttaattatttgaacacatatctttaatataaaatcaattttatttattagaaaattagtaaaatttactagaaacaataattattattatgtaatcaaattaaaaaaaaattaattattaaaagattaaaataatacaatattttctaaatttatttttctgaCTAAGAGACAGTAATTAGTAGTAAGCATTTGATTCATACACATTTGATTTcgtatttttttactttaaaatatttaataaaaaaaatgattttatttaaaattaataaattgtcTGATAAACTTtctcaattttttttattcttgtatgctttaaaatttatcaaaaatatttttaagaaaaataaaatccgtatcaattttttttaatataaattttatgattaaaaattatacatttaaacttttattaataaattttatagtatttgattattactttaaatttacaaaagaaaaaatttgattaattaaatcttttataaatttataaaaaaaaaagttgttttccATCATTTTGTAGACATACAAATAATGTCTTTATTATATGTATTGACATTTAAATGGaagttaaataataaattttttatttcaaaaaacaactaaaattttatttaataaaaaaatagttaaaatttttttaatttttattttatattttttttagaaaaaaatgtttcgcaatggattaaaaatatctgtaataacaaatttaatttcaataattcctttttttattttaattattatttcaatgATCAAAACTTACAGAATGAAAGGATGGCATTTAAATTATAGAACTacattttttgtaatattaacttctattttaatacattcattttttacaacaattaatgatatttttttgttatttaattattatccAGAAGAAATACATACATCTTTAACTATTTTAACCTTATGTAATATAGTATATTTTCTTGCTTTTTATTCTCCAGGAATACTAAGAATAGGAATATGGATTTTTGTTGTTGAAAGATTAATTGCTACAAAAATGAGGAAATCAtatgaaacaaaaaaaagttacctAATTGCAattggaatattttttttaccatatttTTATGGTTGTagtttacatttttttataaatgctTGGGGTTCAtttgaattttattatttttctttttgtatACTCTTTGATACATTTACTCttttattatctatattattactatatttaaatatgaagatgaaaaaattggttaatgataaaaataaaaatttatcagaAAAATATCAGGTAAattagttattaaaaataaattattaaaatttagataaatgaaaatattcgtttgataaaattaatgttaccattaattttttgttttattgttataaatgttatatttaacataataattttatatggtAAATTAGCAATAATTAATAGAGATGACTTGTTACTTTTAAATGACacaattttatttgtctcatataatatttttttaatacatttatattttaaatttaaaaaaattaatgataataagatagaaattataaatggcaataataaagaaaatgaagCAAATCAACTTAATTCTGATAATCAATCTAATTTAAAACCTAATACAGTAACAGgaaatattaaactttttaatgaggatggaaaaaaaattcccACTAATTATGATCAGAAAGCATATTTTGAAATGTTTGCAAAATCTtggaataattaaaaatattgtataaaaaaattttaaattaattttttttaatcataaaatatgtttcaatttttaaaataaaaaaatacaattttttagataaaaaaaattaattaaaattaaatcattataattttattacctataaaaaaatgttcaaaactttgacaataaaaaaaatatgtttacttatttattttgtctaaatttttagtaaaaaatataataaatattactttttaataaaatattaataacataataataaactaattatattaaaatttaaataacaaaattattataaattacaaagatctaaaaaaatgtaaattcttattatttaaattatggttatattaatatattaaaaaaaatttatatcagtttttttaaatggttAAATCTAAGAAAACTATtctattttttctttcaacAATACCAAAAGATTTTGaagataaacttttatatgtCTGTTTATGTGCTTTTATTgcagtttttattattattaagataataaatgtttttattcttattcaAATCAGTAAGTGATataataacatatttaaaataattattaattatattaagaaaatgGTGAATGTGCAACAACAGCATGTCCTGATATGacaaaaatatcatttgCCCAACTTccattatcaataaaaattatggaaATTTCCAGACCACTAGGAGGAACATTAAGTTTAATGATATttgaaattataataataattataaatggaaaattaaaaaaaaatacaaaatttttgatatatggAAGTTTAGTTATATGTtcaataaaaacttttatatcattattagaAGCTGCTTCAAATTTAGATTCAggaaaatatataagaaaagGTTTAACAAATGgattaaattttacaaattcattttttatattaattgagATATTGATACTTTATGGAATAATTCCTCTAATTTATTATAGGTATCGTATTCAATTAaatgacaatttttttaatgaaaatgaaaagataaatttattgaaaaagtCTTTACCagaaaacaatttaaaaaataaaggtGAAGATAGTGATGCTACTACTGTAAGTGATGaggataaataaaaaaacaactaaatgaatgattaatttttaaaaaagtaatagaAATGAAACTAAAATATTCTACTATGActgaaaaaatttcttttaaatataaataaaattaaaattagtttatttttcttaagaaacttttatatatattaattaatgttatttttcatttaaaaaaaatttatttattgttaggtatataacattttattctCTTTCCGTAGAAACTTTTTTCACTTCACAAAATATATCTTGAATACCAGGTaagttaacaaaaattatagtcattgaattattcatttatacaaccataaaaattcttatcaaacttattttttcaattccctaattttgtattttggATAAGTAAAGATAAACTAAAATCCAacatacattttaatatataaatgtttatctttgttatttatattgattaataaataaaaaatttaattatatttgatatgtgtattttttaaagtttagtAACTTCACATTTGTTAACAAGATAAttagatatattataattgaagttttatcttaaaaatggttttatttatttaaaaatataaacaaaaattcattattgtattatattaattatcagttaatttttttataaaaatatttaaaacacctttttgatttattttgttgtataaaagtttattaaatagattagcataaatttataatttgattatcatttaaaaatgatgatatataatttttagcaatgcataaaattttattatccaATTCAACTATTGTTAAATGGaatttcttttttgataatattaaaaaataaaacaactGTTATTAATGTCAACCtcattttatacaaaaaaaaaacatgataataaactttttcataattttttaaaaaaattatcatataaaagaATGCTTCAGAAAATatcaaagaaataaatactaaacaattttgataaaattactttttaatttgtcacagtattttttttataaatcttaaacattatattattatttgtagaagtttaatatgttatttcattaataGTAAATATCTTTTGATATAACAAAAGTTAGAGACTTTTGAATAGAAAAAGATACCAAAATGTTACAAAAACAATaactattaatatttgttttacaaaatttttatcttttgtttctatcaataaattttttgtttcataAATAAGTAGTGctgaattaaaattaataattacttTGTAGTTAAAATTGTAGacatttttatgattaaattattattagtagTAAGTAAATCAGTTCTCTTATCCAAttattctataaaataaaataataaaaaattttatataaattattttttgttatctattttttaattttactaatttttttttaatcaaatttatgaactaatgtaaaaaaaagaaataaatttaaaaattatttacaagtatctttttaaaactaaaattaaCTATCTCtcaataaagaaatattacttaaaaaaattattctttatagtattatttgctataattaaaagaaatttttatctttaattgataaatattaatttttaattattattaaacagttttaaaatttgcaTATAAAGTGacttgaaaaattaaattacaataataaattaaaaattatttaaaattataggATATAAAGTAGAGATAAACtttaatatcaatatattactttaattaaatattaaataagtaattgattaataatataaaattacataCCTTACTTAACATCTTagtcataaaaatataatttatatttttgcaagaattatatttttaattagtttCAATGTAACTTctggttaaaaaaaaaactaaaagttttatcagtttataattatatataattattttttttatgccattataaaatttaagcTTTATAGACATTTTATTGATgctatttataattatatattttcaagatttatttaataaattaagccatattttttattaataatttttaccatAGATTTGAactttcataaaaaaaaaagattcaaTAATTAAACGCAAAAGAAGGTTATATTATAGTTAACtatagtttttataaaataacatttttaaaagggacttttatgttttatttgatttaaatgattactatattaaatttttgtcattagtatttatactttttaaatattttttatataatgttgttttaaaattttattaaaatttgtagtACATCCTAACTTGTgctagttttttttttattaattaaaagtaaaattactcttaatatttataattttaaaaaatttatatttatatatatataagtgtatatatatttaaaaatataaataaaattatttttttttttaagaaaaaataaaattttcattatattatgAATGTTATAGATTGAATTTATATAGTATCTAtgttttttaagaatttaccttaaaaaatttacttattttCTATCATAACAATACAAAAAGGAAgtcattaaatatatcaatttatGATACATAAAGTTACTTAAACTTtgtcaataaataataagatttaagtataatattttatgtataaaatttaacaaaaaaaataagcatattattaataataaatgttaaaattgtaatatatttttatttttttaatttctatataatatataatgtatttacattaatatataacatcattttataactataattaaacaataaaattaataaataaataagttttattaattttattataaaaaaaaattgatgtaaataataaaattctaCTTAAAAAGTAACACCTTTATACGTAAGTAATCAAAATTCTAAAAActatatttctaatattattgttaaaaaggTCAGTATGGattaaagattattttacCAAATGAAAACCCACTATTTctgaaataaatttagaatatttaagaagtattacttaatataaatatttataacatttcaTTTATGATCCAATTGCTTTTTGACATTGAAgtatagtaataatataatcttaagaaaatttttatacgtAATGaaacataatatataaatatatataattctatcatttattaaaattattatacttaataaagtattaaaatttttttaccttttaaAAGTCCtgtactttttattttagtatatatatatatatatattttttttttttaattttataaactaacccattaaattatatatacctTATTTTAAGAATGCAAAATGATTTTTGAAAAAGAGATTAAACAATCTTTGATCATCATTAGTATATTAAtgtatttcaaaaaattaaataagtaGATAAAATTCTTCCTTacaattattcattttttttttctttaataaaaaatgtttgacatacattttatttttcatttaaaattataatagtCAAACtgtttattgttaaaatttgatttttattatattctatGAAAGAAactttaatgatattaaaaaaaaataaagttttttaattaaaaattgaacaaGATATTTGTTTgtagaaaatttttcaatgtttataaacaagataaaactatttttagatgatatttataaagttctatttttattattaaatttaaatagtgTACTTAGAAATAagatattatctttttactTATTCTTGATTATATGATACAATACGTATTTAtccattatataataaataatgatgaataatatttttataaattatctattatattataatatattaactaAATAATGTTAGTATTCTTACAAAAATACTATAAGAACGgtatctttatatttttttatattttttattgcaaaaatactttattttactttaaaactttatttacaCATATGTTAAgaataagtttaaaaaaaaataattttcacgcaaactaaaattattcatactAAAACTGCACTATATTcccattattttatatcctgttatttataatttcatatgaaatataatatttttatatattaaaaataattttttttaatcattttattactatttttaatatatatttttaatctgtaaaaatgttttgaGAAAATTGtacttattaattttttattaaaacattataacaaaattaattataatttttcataaaactttaatttttctcagaaatgtatgtttttaaattaagatatattttcataGTATGtagtttaatttataatttatgaatgaaaaaagatatataatattatatataaaaatagtttcattaaatgtattaaaatataaaaaaaaatatatatagtgaacaattaattgaaactataatacatatataaatatcaaaaatatatttataaaaaaataaatatatatttaaaagattatttattaaaagtgtAAAGGAAAAGCATTTGATATATGttgttttatcaaaaaatattatttttaataaacttaaaGATTATGTAATGTTAACATAATAGGATAAAAACTTggaaatatttcaataacattatgtaatattatttattaaaagtaactaacttttaatataattattgtgATTATGTAAGGGTTAaacaacttttaaatattaaatatgtataaacattaaaattaattaaatgtttCAAACAAAGTAGAACATAAATTatagaaatttataatttttttaaatgtaataaattgaaaaaaaaattttctaacttttaaaattttttattatt
This Strongyloides ratti genome assembly S_ratti_ED321, chromosome : 2 DNA region includes the following protein-coding sequences:
- a CDS encoding 7TM GPCR, serpentine receptor class e (Sre) family-containing protein, with the protein product MKMKKLVNDKNKNLSEKYQINENIRLIKLMLPLIFCFIVINVIFNIIILYGKLAIINRDDLLLLNDTILFVSYNIFLIHLYFKFKKINDNKIEIINGNNKENEANQLNSDNQSNLKPNTVTGNIKLFNEDGKKIPTNYDQKAYFEMFAKSWNN